GAAGGAATTATGGCTATGGGAGCATTAGCTTTATCTATGGTCGGAATAGTTTCTCTTGCACCAGTTTTAGCAAATATTTTAAGACCAATAGTTGGACCTGTGTATGCAGCATTAGGAGCAGACCCTGCAATGTTTGCCACTACATTACTAGCAAATGATATGGGAGGATATCCTCTTGCAATGAGTCTTGCACAAGACCCAATGGTTGGAAAATTTGCAGGATTGATATTAGGTTCAATGATGGGAGCAACAGTAGTTTTCACAATACCAGTTGCCTTAGGAATTATAGAAAAAGAAGATAGACCATATTTAGCAAAAGGAGTTCTTGCAGGTATGGTTGCAATACCTTTTGGTTGTTTTGTTGGTGGATTAGTTGCTGGTTTTCCAGTTATGATTATTTTAAGAAATTTAATACCAATTATAATATTTGCAGTATTGATTATAATAGGATTATGGTTTATACCTGAAAAAATGACAACAGGATTTACTTATTTTGGAACAGGAGTTGTAGTTGTTATTACAATAGGACTTGCAGCTGCAATAATTGAAAATCTAACAGGTTTTGTTGTTATTCCTGGGATGGCACCTATCAGCGAAGGTATGGGAATAATTTGGTCAATAGCTATTGTACTAGCAGGAGCTTTTCCATTGGTACATTTTATAACAAAAGTATTCAAAAAACCTTTGGAAAAAATTGGAGAAAAATTAGGAATGAATGAAATAGGAGCAGCAGGACTTGTTGCCTCACTTGCTAATAATATTCCAATGTTTGGTATGATGAAAGATATGGATCCTAATGGGAAAGTTATGAATGTAGCTTTTGCTGTATGTGCTGCTTTTGTATTTGGAGACCACTTGGGATTTACAGGTGGAGTAGATAAAGCTATGATAGCACCAATGATAGCTGGAAAACTTTCAGGAGGAATTTTAGCAATAATAATAGCTAAAATATTATTTACTACTAAAAAAGCAAAATAAGAGGTAGAAAATGAATAAGGAATTATTAGAAGAATTAATTAGAAAAGTAATAAAAGAAGAGTTAGAAAAATCATCAGAAGAAAATTACAAACAAATAGATAAAAGTGGAGTTGGAGTAGTTAAATTAAATCAAATGAAAAAAAGAGTGAAAATGGATACAGGAAATCTAAAAGATCAAGTTACAACAACTGATTTATTCACTTTGCAAGAAAGTCCTAGATTAGGGGCAGGTTTAATGGAAATGAAAGAAACTACTTTCCCTTGGACATTGACTTATGATGAGATAGACTATATAATTGAGGGCAGACTAGAAATTCTAATAGATGGAAGAAAGGTAGTTGGAGAAGCGGGAGATATTATCTTAATACCTAAAAACTCTAAAATAGAATTTAGTGCACCCAATTATGCAAAATTCTTATATTTTGTTTATCCTGCAAACTGGTCTGAACTAAAATAAGAAAAAGGTGTTGTTTAAATTATGTCTATTGAAAATTCCTGTGTAAGACTAGATGAAGGAAGATGGAATCCTAAAAATAGAGAAGTATTAGAAAAATTAATAAAGAAATATAGAGATACAAATAGCTATGCAGTTTTTGACTGGGATAATACATCTATTCAAGGAGATACTCAATTAAATTTATTTATATATCAAATTGAAAATTTGAAATATAAATTAAATCCTGAACAATTTAATAAAGTTATTAGAAAAAATATTCCTACAAGTAATTTTAAAGAAAGATTTAAAAATTTAGATGGAGAAATATTAAATGCAACAAAATTAACAAATGATATTTATAAGGATTATATTTTTCTTTATGAAAATTATATTTCAAATAAAAAATTTTCTTTAAAAGAAATTAGAAATACAGAAGAATTTAAAGATTTCAGAGCAAAAATGCACTATTTTCATAATGTTTTACCTGATAACTTCTCTGCTGAACTTGCTTGTTTATGGGAATTTTACTTATTGAGTGGAATGACAAAAGATGAAGTAAAAAGCCTAGCAAAAGAGTCAAATGACACTAAACTTGGAGAAGCAATAGGAGATGTTATTGTAGAGTCAAGTAGAGTTTTAACTGGTGAAGCAGGTATAGTTAGAGGAATTTATGATAATGGACTAAGAATAAGACCAGAAATGGCTAATCTATATCATGAACTTAAAAGAAATGGTATAGATGTCTATATAATATCTGCTTCTATGCAAGAGTTAATAGAAGTTTTTGCAACAGATAAGTCTTATGGATATAATTTAGAAATAGAAAATATACATGCAATGAGATTAAAATCAACAACAGATAATATCTTAGTAGATGAATATAATTATGAATATCTGTTTACTCAAAGAAAGGGAAAGTCTGAAATAATAGAAAAATTTATTAAACCTAAATATAATAGAAAAGGACCTATACTTGTTGGAGGAGATGCTGTTGGTGATGAGAATATGTTGACAGAATTTAGAGATACAGAAGTATTATTGATAATGAAAAGAGAAGGTAAATTAGACAATCTAGTAAGTGATAAAAGGGCATTAATTCAACATAGAAATCTTCAAACAGGCTTACTAGACCCTAAATAATACCTCTATGCAGGGGGAAAAATGAAAGAATTTAGATTACAACCTAAAATATTATTTGGAGAAGATTCTTTAGATTATTTAAAAACATTAGAGTATAAAAAAGTTATGATAATAACTGATGGAGTTATAACTCAATTGAAATTGATTGATTTGGTTACAAATAATTTATCTCCAATGACTGAAATAAAAGTTTTTGATAAGGTTGAACCTAATCCCAGTGTAGCAACAATAGAAAATGGATTAAAAGATTTTATTGATTTTGATCCAGAATGTGTTATTGCATTAGGAGGGGGTTCATCAATAGACGCTTGCAAAGGTATTTTATATTTTGCTTATAAATTGTATAAAAAGTTGAATATAAATAAAGAAAAATTATTTTTTGTAGCGATTCCAACAACAAGTGGAACAGGTTCAGAAGTAACTTCTTATAGTGTTGTAACACAAGGAGAACATAAAATAGCCTTAGCAAATGATTTGATGTTACCAGATGTGGCCTTATTAAGTACAAAATTTCTAAGTGCTTTGCCAGCAAAAGTTGTTGCAGATACAGGGATGGATGTTTTAACTCATGCTCTTGAAGCTTATGTTTCAACAAATGCTAATCCATTTGCAAGTGCACTTGCAATAAAATCAATTAAGTTAATATTTGAAAATTTAGTAACACATTATAATGATAGAAAAATAGAAGGAGCAAAAGAAAATGTTCAATTTGCTTCTTGCCTAGCAGGAATAGCTTTTGATAATTCTTCACTTGGAATTAATCATAGTATTGCTCACAGTATTGGAGCAAAATTTCATATAGCACATGGTAGGGCAAATGCTATTATTATGCCTTATGTAATTGAAGTTAATACAGAAGCAAATAAAAAATATTGTGAAGTATCAAGAGAACTAGGTTTACCAGCTGGTAATGTTGAAGAAGGAAAATCTTCTCTTTTAAGTTTTGTAAGAATATTAAAAGAAAAATTAGGTATTGAAAAATGTCTAAAAGACTATGGAGTAGACTTTGAAGAGTTTAGAAAAGAAATTCCAGATATATTGTTGGATATAAAGAAAGATATGTGTACTGTATACAATCCAAATAAATTAACTGATGAGGAATATATAAGATTACTTCTAAAAATTTATTTTGGTGAATAATAAATGAGGAAAGAGATTGTTACAAACTTAATAAATGAAGTAAAAATAATTCATTACTAGCCAAATTTCTTAATGGATAAAAGTTAAGAATTCGCTGCAAATTCGCTATCTGTAAGAAACTCTAAATGAACAAGTTCATTAATAGTTTAGTTTCTAAGATTGTTTCAGTCAAACACAGCGAGATTTGCTTAGCTCATTCTATTTAATTTTTATCCTAAAATTTGGAATGTAATTTCACTTATTTTTTACTCACATTTTAATAAGTTAATTTGCAACAATCTCTTTTTTATTTATTGCAGAAAAAATATTTTTATAGTAT
This Fusobacterium animalis 7_1 DNA region includes the following protein-coding sequences:
- the eutH gene encoding ethanolamine utilization protein EutH; the encoded protein is MGINEIIIYIMVFFMAIGALDKCIGNKFGYGQKFEEGIMAMGALALSMVGIVSLAPVLANILRPIVGPVYAALGADPAMFATTLLANDMGGYPLAMSLAQDPMVGKFAGLILGSMMGATVVFTIPVALGIIEKEDRPYLAKGVLAGMVAIPFGCFVGGLVAGFPVMIILRNLIPIIIFAVLIIIGLWFIPEKMTTGFTYFGTGVVVVITIGLAAAIIENLTGFVVIPGMAPISEGMGIIWSIAIVLAGAFPLVHFITKVFKKPLEKIGEKLGMNEIGAAGLVASLANNIPMFGMMKDMDPNGKVMNVAFAVCAAFVFGDHLGFTGGVDKAMIAPMIAGKLSGGILAIIIAKILFTTKKAK
- a CDS encoding cupin domain-containing protein, with amino-acid sequence MNKELLEELIRKVIKEELEKSSEENYKQIDKSGVGVVKLNQMKKRVKMDTGNLKDQVTTTDLFTLQESPRLGAGLMEMKETTFPWTLTYDEIDYIIEGRLEILIDGRKVVGEAGDIILIPKNSKIEFSAPNYAKFLYFVYPANWSELK
- a CDS encoding phosphoserine phosphatase, whose amino-acid sequence is MSIENSCVRLDEGRWNPKNREVLEKLIKKYRDTNSYAVFDWDNTSIQGDTQLNLFIYQIENLKYKLNPEQFNKVIRKNIPTSNFKERFKNLDGEILNATKLTNDIYKDYIFLYENYISNKKFSLKEIRNTEEFKDFRAKMHYFHNVLPDNFSAELACLWEFYLLSGMTKDEVKSLAKESNDTKLGEAIGDVIVESSRVLTGEAGIVRGIYDNGLRIRPEMANLYHELKRNGIDVYIISASMQELIEVFATDKSYGYNLEIENIHAMRLKSTTDNILVDEYNYEYLFTQRKGKSEIIEKFIKPKYNRKGPILVGGDAVGDENMLTEFRDTEVLLIMKREGKLDNLVSDKRALIQHRNLQTGLLDPK
- a CDS encoding 1-propanol dehydrogenase PduQ; this encodes MKEFRLQPKILFGEDSLDYLKTLEYKKVMIITDGVITQLKLIDLVTNNLSPMTEIKVFDKVEPNPSVATIENGLKDFIDFDPECVIALGGGSSIDACKGILYFAYKLYKKLNINKEKLFFVAIPTTSGTGSEVTSYSVVTQGEHKIALANDLMLPDVALLSTKFLSALPAKVVADTGMDVLTHALEAYVSTNANPFASALAIKSIKLIFENLVTHYNDRKIEGAKENVQFASCLAGIAFDNSSLGINHSIAHSIGAKFHIAHGRANAIIMPYVIEVNTEANKKYCEVSRELGLPAGNVEEGKSSLLSFVRILKEKLGIEKCLKDYGVDFEEFRKEIPDILLDIKKDMCTVYNPNKLTDEEYIRLLLKIYFGE